From a single Serratia surfactantfaciens genomic region:
- a CDS encoding condensation domain-containing protein, with protein MKALTTMQAAYWVGRQSAPPLGGMAAHLYAEFDGGELDIARLRQAVEALYLRHPLLRLRITDDGRQTIAPPGPRHTLHLDDWRHADETTLAAALAAKRQAKSTQLLPLEQGVPCDISLSLLPAGRSRLHVDLDMIAGDAMSFRLLMEDLTAFYHQCPPAPAHDAPPAYFDHLAQRDADDALRQRRERGQRWWRERLAQVPPAPRLLRTPDRCRSDRLAVQLNAEESRALENVAKRHHTSLSTLFLALFALAVGQGWNMTRFRLNVPLFHRESEREDAQRLIGDFSNLVLLGVELNPTENLNAFCQRLMTQLAELIEHADYPGVSVMRDLSRLHGSLQPSPVVFTAGFGIRGKTLFSERVADTFGRLGWVISQGPQVALDAQVAHVDDGILINWDVRLDAFPEHVLPRLLACYRALLHLAARQAGAFDRPLSQLLAQCTPDALAQQAPVRQVLHRLLARVALEADLRDHDDIHRLALPDAGVNALLTVLNKYLTAALTAQDLAAHPSPAALAALICQRSPEAGRNAKTLLAALAPQH; from the coding sequence ATGAAAGCTTTAACCACGATGCAGGCCGCCTATTGGGTTGGCCGACAGTCCGCTCCTCCTCTGGGCGGCATGGCCGCCCATCTGTATGCGGAGTTCGACGGCGGCGAGCTGGATATCGCTCGGCTACGCCAGGCCGTCGAGGCGTTGTACCTGCGTCATCCGCTGTTGCGCCTGCGCATTACCGACGATGGCCGGCAGACGATCGCGCCTCCCGGCCCCCGACATACCTTGCATCTCGACGACTGGCGACACGCCGATGAAACGACGCTGGCGGCCGCGCTCGCCGCCAAACGCCAGGCGAAAAGCACTCAATTGCTGCCGCTGGAGCAGGGCGTTCCCTGCGATATCAGCCTGAGCCTGTTGCCGGCGGGGCGCAGCCGCCTGCATGTCGATCTCGACATGATCGCAGGCGATGCCATGAGTTTTCGCCTGTTGATGGAAGATCTGACGGCGTTTTATCACCAGTGCCCGCCGGCCCCTGCCCATGACGCGCCGCCGGCCTATTTCGATCACCTCGCGCAACGCGACGCCGACGACGCGCTGCGCCAGCGGCGCGAACGCGGCCAACGTTGGTGGCGCGAACGCCTGGCGCAGGTGCCGCCGGCGCCGCGCCTGCTGCGCACGCCGGACCGCTGCCGCAGCGATCGCCTGGCCGTACAGCTGAATGCAGAAGAGAGCCGCGCGCTGGAGAACGTCGCCAAACGGCACCACACCTCCCTCTCGACGCTGTTTCTCGCATTGTTCGCCCTGGCCGTCGGCCAGGGTTGGAACATGACGCGCTTTCGGCTCAACGTGCCGCTGTTCCACCGCGAGAGCGAGCGGGAGGACGCGCAGCGCCTCATCGGCGACTTCTCTAACCTGGTGCTGCTCGGCGTGGAACTGAATCCGACGGAAAACCTGAACGCCTTCTGCCAACGCCTGATGACGCAGCTGGCGGAGCTGATCGAGCATGCGGATTACCCCGGCGTCAGTGTGATGCGCGATCTGTCGCGCCTGCACGGCAGCCTGCAGCCTTCACCGGTGGTGTTTACCGCCGGCTTCGGCATCCGCGGCAAGACGCTGTTTTCCGAACGGGTCGCCGACACCTTCGGCCGTCTCGGCTGGGTGATCTCTCAGGGGCCGCAGGTGGCGCTGGATGCGCAGGTCGCCCACGTCGACGACGGCATTTTGATCAACTGGGACGTGCGGCTGGACGCGTTTCCCGAGCACGTGCTGCCGCGCCTGCTGGCCTGTTACCGGGCGCTGCTGCACCTGGCTGCGCGGCAAGCGGGGGCATTCGATCGCCCGCTGTCGCAGCTGCTGGCGCAATGTACGCCCGACGCGCTGGCGCAGCAGGCACCGGTGCGCCAGGTGCTGCATCGGCTGTTGGCGCGGGTGGCCCTCGAGGCCGACTTGCGCGACCACGACGATATCCACCGGTTGGCCTTGCCGGATGCCGGGGTGAATGCGCTGTTGACGGTGCTCAACAAGTATCTGACGGCGGCGCTGACGGCGCAGGATCTGGCGGCCCATCCCTCCCCGGCGGCGCTGGCGGCGCTGATTTGCCAACGTTCGCCCGAGGCGGGGCGAAATGCAAAAACGCTGCTCGCCGCCCTGGCGCCGCAGCACTGA
- a CDS encoding TonB-dependent receptor, with protein MGKHFAAQRHESVGNGEKAGLRAIGAFSSVFLGVCSLAIGNVNAAETKSNETYQDAETLLVTGEKIKRSIFDTGSSVQVFDSNRIASMPDAVQIPDLLRMTPNVVDLGIGNELPTVRGIDGSGPNVGANAFLSGTRPRLNLSLDGRSLTYNEQAFGPQSLWDLDRVEVFLGPQSYIQGRNAIAGAIVMASKDPTFEWESAFKGGAGNQHSSQLAAMASGPLVEDQLAFRVSVDRQRRRSEADLPAYAPVGDPREVEATTARAKLLFNPAGLRDLTTKLTFNHFGSTAPQNESLNPQPHPTNPRHDPRRAVFKSNMNSTIWDLAWESSDALTFENRVIYTDFNINRPTAYNIQYAEIDGQEVHVEPVVRFGGADSRLHGLAGLRYFHGTQDEFVNIFGGSTFKDKTDTHSAFAELTYALTPQVDVTAASRLEREHRRRDGGSQAVRIDFDETYTVFLPKLDVAWKPTDTQTYGAKIARGYNAGGGGITIGTPVVSYTYGSEYVWNYELYTRHHLKDANVVLTGNIFYNDYKDMQLPYSLGENSSVIRNADKVETYGAEIGATWQPRWDFELFGNLGLLKTDIKKFSGSGVEGHELARAPAYTANMGAKYQFLKGWELSSNVAFTDSYYSQYDNDSRGRIGSYWTANAQLAYTFDYGRATLYAKNLFDSDRREMIRSNDIYTATLQRGRLIGAAVELNF; from the coding sequence ATGGGCAAGCATTTTGCGGCTCAACGGCATGAAAGCGTAGGAAACGGGGAAAAGGCGGGGTTAAGAGCCATTGGGGCATTTTCCTCCGTATTTTTAGGCGTGTGTTCACTGGCGATCGGTAACGTCAACGCGGCGGAAACTAAGAGCAACGAAACCTACCAGGACGCGGAAACGCTGCTGGTCACCGGTGAGAAGATCAAACGTTCCATTTTCGACACCGGCTCCAGCGTGCAGGTGTTCGACAGCAACCGCATCGCCTCGATGCCCGACGCGGTGCAGATCCCCGATCTGCTGCGCATGACCCCCAACGTGGTGGATCTGGGCATCGGCAACGAACTGCCGACCGTGCGCGGTATCGACGGTTCCGGCCCGAACGTCGGCGCCAATGCTTTCCTCAGCGGCACCCGCCCGCGCCTCAATCTGTCGTTGGACGGCCGTTCGCTGACCTATAACGAACAGGCGTTCGGCCCGCAGTCGCTGTGGGATCTGGATCGCGTCGAAGTGTTCCTCGGCCCGCAAAGCTACATCCAGGGGCGCAACGCCATCGCCGGCGCCATCGTCATGGCCAGTAAAGACCCGACCTTCGAATGGGAAAGCGCCTTCAAGGGCGGGGCAGGCAACCAGCACTCGTCACAGTTGGCCGCCATGGCGTCCGGCCCGCTGGTGGAGGATCAGCTGGCGTTCCGCGTCAGCGTCGATCGCCAGCGCCGCCGCAGCGAGGCTGACCTGCCGGCCTATGCGCCAGTGGGTGATCCGCGTGAAGTGGAAGCCACCACCGCCCGCGCCAAGCTGCTGTTCAACCCGGCCGGCCTGCGCGATCTGACCACCAAGCTGACCTTTAACCACTTCGGCAGCACCGCGCCGCAAAACGAAAGCCTCAACCCGCAGCCGCATCCGACCAATCCGCGTCACGATCCGCGCCGCGCCGTGTTCAAAAGCAACATGAACAGCACTATCTGGGATCTGGCCTGGGAGTCCTCCGATGCGCTGACGTTTGAAAACCGCGTTATCTACACCGATTTCAACATCAACCGTCCGACCGCTTACAACATCCAATACGCCGAGATCGACGGCCAGGAAGTTCACGTGGAGCCGGTGGTGCGCTTCGGCGGCGCGGACAGCCGCCTGCACGGGCTGGCGGGGTTGCGTTATTTCCACGGCACGCAGGATGAGTTCGTCAACATTTTCGGCGGCTCGACCTTCAAGGATAAAACCGATACCCATTCGGCGTTCGCCGAGTTGACCTATGCGCTGACGCCGCAGGTGGACGTGACCGCCGCCAGCCGTCTGGAACGCGAACACCGTCGCCGCGACGGCGGCAGTCAGGCGGTGCGCATCGACTTCGATGAAACCTACACCGTGTTCCTGCCGAAACTGGACGTGGCCTGGAAACCGACGGATACCCAAACCTACGGCGCCAAGATCGCCCGCGGTTATAACGCCGGCGGCGGCGGCATCACGATCGGCACGCCGGTGGTCAGTTACACCTACGGTTCCGAGTATGTCTGGAACTACGAGCTGTACACCCGCCATCACCTGAAAGACGCCAACGTGGTGCTGACGGGTAACATCTTCTACAACGATTACAAAGATATGCAGCTGCCGTACTCGCTGGGTGAGAACTCCAGCGTGATCCGCAACGCCGACAAGGTGGAAACCTACGGGGCGGAAATCGGCGCCACCTGGCAGCCGCGCTGGGACTTCGAGCTGTTCGGCAACCTCGGCCTGCTGAAAACCGACATCAAAAAGTTCTCGGGCAGCGGCGTGGAAGGGCATGAACTGGCGCGCGCGCCGGCTTATACCGCCAACATGGGTGCCAAGTATCAGTTCCTGAAAGGGTGGGAGCTGAGCAGCAACGTGGCGTTCACCGACTCCTACTATTCGCAATACGACAACGACTCGCGCGGGCGCATCGGCTCCTATTGGACGGCCAACGCCCAGCTGGCTTACACCTTCGACTACGGCCGCGCCACGCTGTATGCGAAGAACCTGTTTGACTCCGACCGCCGCGAGATGATCCGAAGCAATGACATCTACACGGCGACGCTCCAGCGCGGCCGCCTGATCGGCGCGGCGGTTGAGCTGAATTTCTAA
- a CDS encoding condensation domain-containing protein, giving the protein MIGDFDSILSDEEAQRLESAFQALGAESANGERPVSEAEERAWFAHLQQGDARGQRALAWRLTGEVDIARLTAALQALVRETPGVDVRYVFDDENGLVKRAAGSAPLPVSLRQVADEQHAIGCLLQAQAAPFELEGEAPLRGLLLLTPDGEVILGAVLHDILAEALPWRHLPPMLSARYNGDPVPLPFAAEPVELPESPEPQLPWLRQAVSLQDYRSPAQRAEALPPVGSRVVTRIARTLLPANNTPRALLAAVAGRFAEFVAAQAGGQTVQLCVPVAETAEFVGLELGLTAAPLMRLTVQHGEHDVGQRLLAQTVAEQPDPQRAQLLVAWRDDLAAEWRLEGVHAERLLLPPLHTPFELALLLGLPEAEALTLELVTDPRLSPHAAPFLLEQFSAFLAGQQIAVALPAAEAASPAITAPAANGDADESVAPLILQEFREALVAPEMTLDEDFFDRGGHSLVATRVIGRLLSLHQIEININDLFSHPTARGLAGYAKRLNVAQPNAAVVTADDHDRAQAPLSLAQESLWKVYEAFGHDEIFNLPFSLRFFDAVDETALRQAFIDVMTRHTVLRSRFVEQQGEVVQVVVPAAELADYSWFRFSHETPAGSAAALLADAGQHRFDLAAELPLRVTMLRDADNGQQLLSLLFHHVVLDEWSLNLMMDELGVAYRHRVAGQAPQWRGQPPQFHTFARQQRASGVQQQHLDYWLDALRGAPVGQPIFRQEPSTHPAVPAPADVNGGWLEFEVDPAVAEGLYQLARRNNASLFNVVYAGITSALRLLGGPADLLVGTSTSGRNDAEFFDTVGYFTTVVVHRVRFDEGLTVAGLVSQVKNTINGSLPYTDIPIDLVEEGLFGVDADRKNHMFEVFIQIHSRIKLNGEFRLQDGSAIAYRQVEPEKAESLLGLQFEVMEDDLAGKKSLRVMMTYRQDHYSKEQADLIADGVQHVFTQFAQHIAGDIALAALPPGPQA; this is encoded by the coding sequence GTGATCGGTGATTTTGACAGCATTCTGAGCGATGAAGAGGCCCAGCGGCTGGAGAGCGCGTTTCAGGCGCTGGGCGCGGAATCGGCGAACGGCGAGCGGCCGGTGAGCGAAGCCGAAGAGCGGGCATGGTTTGCCCATCTGCAGCAGGGTGACGCACGCGGGCAGCGGGCGTTGGCCTGGCGCCTGACGGGGGAAGTGGATATCGCCCGGCTGACGGCAGCACTGCAGGCGCTGGTGCGGGAGACGCCGGGCGTGGACGTGCGCTACGTTTTTGATGACGAAAACGGGCTGGTTAAACGCGCCGCCGGTTCGGCGCCGTTGCCGGTGAGCCTTCGTCAGGTGGCGGACGAACAGCACGCCATTGGCTGCCTGCTGCAGGCGCAGGCGGCACCGTTTGAACTGGAAGGCGAAGCGCCGCTGCGCGGCTTGCTGTTGCTCACGCCGGACGGCGAGGTGATTTTGGGCGCAGTATTGCATGACATCCTGGCGGAAGCGCTGCCGTGGCGCCATCTGCCGCCGATGCTGTCCGCCCGTTATAACGGGGACCCAGTGCCTCTGCCTTTCGCCGCTGAGCCGGTCGAGCTGCCGGAAAGCCCGGAGCCGCAGCTGCCTTGGCTGCGCCAGGCGGTCTCGCTACAGGATTACCGCAGCCCGGCGCAGCGTGCTGAAGCCTTGCCGCCGGTGGGTTCGCGCGTGGTCACTCGCATTGCGCGCACGTTGCTGCCCGCCAACAATACGCCGCGAGCATTGCTGGCGGCGGTGGCGGGGCGGTTTGCCGAGTTCGTCGCCGCACAGGCCGGCGGCCAAACGGTGCAGCTGTGCGTGCCGGTAGCCGAAACGGCGGAATTCGTCGGTCTGGAACTGGGCCTGACGGCGGCGCCGCTGATGCGTCTGACCGTGCAGCATGGCGAGCACGACGTCGGGCAGCGGCTGCTGGCGCAGACCGTGGCTGAACAGCCGGACCCGCAGCGGGCACAGCTGCTGGTGGCCTGGCGCGACGATCTGGCTGCAGAGTGGCGGCTGGAAGGCGTTCACGCCGAGCGCCTGCTGCTGCCGCCGCTGCATACGCCGTTTGAACTGGCGCTGCTGCTGGGCTTGCCGGAAGCGGAGGCGCTGACGCTGGAGCTGGTTACCGATCCGCGTTTGTCCCCACATGCCGCGCCTTTCCTGCTGGAACAGTTCAGCGCCTTCCTGGCCGGGCAGCAAATTGCCGTCGCATTGCCGGCGGCTGAGGCCGCCTCCCCGGCGATTACCGCGCCGGCGGCGAACGGCGACGCGGACGAAAGCGTTGCGCCGCTGATTTTGCAGGAGTTCCGTGAGGCGCTGGTGGCGCCGGAAATGACCCTGGATGAAGACTTCTTCGATCGTGGCGGTCATTCGCTGGTCGCCACCCGGGTGATCGGCCGCTTGCTGAGCCTGCATCAGATCGAAATCAACATTAACGACCTGTTCAGCCATCCGACGGCGCGTGGGCTGGCGGGGTACGCCAAACGCCTTAACGTCGCACAGCCGAATGCCGCGGTGGTGACCGCCGACGATCATGATCGGGCGCAGGCGCCGCTGTCGTTGGCGCAGGAATCGCTGTGGAAGGTGTATGAAGCCTTTGGCCATGACGAGATCTTCAACCTGCCGTTCTCGTTGCGCTTCTTCGATGCAGTGGATGAAACGGCGCTGCGTCAGGCGTTTATCGACGTCATGACTCGCCATACCGTGCTGCGTTCACGCTTTGTTGAGCAGCAGGGCGAGGTGGTGCAGGTGGTGGTGCCGGCTGCCGAACTCGCGGACTACTCGTGGTTCCGCTTCTCTCACGAGACGCCGGCGGGCAGCGCCGCCGCCCTGTTGGCCGATGCCGGCCAGCACCGATTCGATCTGGCCGCCGAGCTGCCGCTGCGCGTCACGATGCTGCGCGATGCGGACAACGGCCAGCAGCTGCTGTCGCTGCTGTTCCACCATGTGGTGCTGGATGAATGGTCGCTCAACCTGATGATGGACGAGCTGGGCGTCGCTTACCGCCATCGCGTCGCCGGCCAGGCGCCGCAGTGGCGCGGGCAGCCGCCGCAGTTCCACACCTTCGCCCGGCAGCAGCGAGCCTCCGGGGTGCAGCAGCAGCATCTGGACTACTGGCTCGACGCGCTGCGCGGCGCGCCGGTCGGCCAGCCGATCTTCCGGCAAGAACCCTCTACCCATCCGGCGGTGCCGGCGCCGGCGGACGTCAACGGCGGCTGGCTGGAGTTCGAGGTCGATCCGGCCGTGGCGGAGGGCCTGTATCAGCTCGCTCGCCGCAACAACGCTTCGCTGTTCAACGTGGTGTATGCCGGTATTACCTCGGCGCTGCGCCTGCTCGGCGGCCCGGCGGATCTGCTGGTGGGCACCTCGACCTCCGGCCGTAACGACGCCGAGTTCTTCGATACCGTCGGCTACTTCACCACCGTGGTGGTGCACCGCGTGCGCTTCGACGAAGGGCTGACGGTGGCCGGCTTGGTCAGCCAGGTGAAAAACACCATCAACGGCTCGCTGCCGTACACCGATATTCCGATCGATCTGGTGGAGGAAGGGCTGTTCGGCGTGGACGCCGACCGCAAGAACCATATGTTCGAAGTGTTTATCCAGATCCACAGCCGCATCAAGCTGAATGGCGAGTTCCGGCTGCAGGACGGCAGTGCGATCGCCTACCGGCAGGTGGAGCCGGAGAAAGCAGAATCGCTGCTCGGCCTGCAGTTTGAGGTGATGGAAGACGATCTGGCCGGGAAGAAATCCCTGCGGGTGATGATGACCTACCGTCAGGATCACTACAGCAAGGAACAGGCTGATTTGATCGCCGATGGCGTTCAGCACGTCTTTACCCAGTTTGCGCAGCACATCGCTGGCGATATCGCTCTGGCGGCGCTGCCGCCCGGGCCGCAGGCATGA
- a CDS encoding YncE family protein, whose product MSGTLATPRALLSLLVAASLVVAGAAQANDVGIKPQDIKREALSSTVVEMAYSTSQQALFVSAPDWKEEARSRVLRLDPNTLAIKAEIPLQVKGFGVALNDAGNRLYLTQAFNGEVGVVDTTTNHALGSIKLLDKAVLEQAYKQAGISGKRLDFLLAELKKFKITEDYLYRLRELKYDAQSGRLFLPGLGFGVDSVLYVVDTKAGKLEKVIPGFGYNAVGITLDEKGRRVFVSNMQGQVITLNADTLAITATHEVQADQLLNLVYDPASNRLLGVDQGIDRDDYRNHHLGHDYVKRSSGHRVFALDADSGKVLASELTDEVPIGLLLDERSQRLYVANRKGVRVDHGAGTLTVFDAKTLKRLQTVDLPPHPNSLALDPKGDALFVTVKNDGASTKAGKPESVVRIQLHTK is encoded by the coding sequence ATGTCTGGAACCCTAGCAACCCCGCGCGCGTTACTGTCGCTGCTGGTGGCGGCCTCTCTGGTGGTCGCCGGCGCCGCGCAGGCGAACGATGTCGGCATCAAACCGCAGGACATCAAGCGCGAGGCGCTGTCGTCGACGGTGGTGGAGATGGCCTACAGCACCTCGCAACAGGCGCTGTTCGTCAGCGCGCCGGACTGGAAGGAAGAGGCGCGCTCCCGCGTGCTGCGGCTGGATCCCAACACCCTGGCGATCAAGGCGGAGATCCCGCTGCAGGTGAAAGGCTTCGGCGTGGCGCTGAACGATGCGGGCAATCGCTTGTACCTGACGCAGGCCTTCAACGGTGAAGTCGGGGTGGTAGACACCACCACCAACCACGCGCTGGGCAGCATCAAGCTGCTGGACAAAGCGGTGCTGGAGCAGGCTTACAAGCAGGCGGGCATCAGCGGCAAGCGCCTGGATTTCCTGCTGGCGGAGCTGAAGAAATTCAAAATCACCGAGGACTACCTGTACCGCCTCCGCGAGCTCAAGTATGACGCGCAAAGCGGCCGTCTGTTCCTGCCGGGCCTGGGCTTCGGCGTCGACAGCGTGCTGTACGTGGTCGATACCAAAGCCGGCAAGCTGGAGAAAGTGATCCCGGGCTTCGGCTACAACGCGGTGGGCATCACGCTGGATGAGAAGGGCCGCAGGGTATTCGTTTCCAACATGCAGGGGCAGGTGATCACCCTGAACGCCGACACGCTGGCCATCACCGCCACGCACGAAGTGCAGGCCGATCAGCTGCTGAATCTGGTGTATGACCCGGCGAGCAATCGCCTGCTGGGCGTCGATCAGGGCATCGATCGCGACGACTACCGCAACCATCATCTGGGGCACGACTACGTGAAGCGCAGCAGCGGTCACCGGGTGTTTGCGCTGGATGCGGACAGCGGCAAGGTGCTGGCCAGCGAGCTGACGGATGAGGTGCCGATCGGCCTGCTGCTCGATGAGCGCAGCCAGCGGCTGTATGTCGCCAATCGCAAAGGCGTGCGCGTGGATCACGGTGCCGGCACGCTGACGGTGTTCGACGCCAAGACGCTCAAGCGCCTGCAAACCGTAGACCTGCCGCCGCACCCTAACAGCCTGGCGTTGGATCCGAAAGGCGACGCGCTGTTCGTGACGGTGAAAAACGACGGCGCTTCCACCAAGGCCGGCAAGCCGGAAAGCGTGGTGCGCATTCAGCTGCATACCAAATAA
- a CDS encoding TonB-dependent siderophore receptor, which translates to MKSKLSRYSLATLIGLGLGASAFANAAQQADTTTTEENSGATDKKPRGEDTIVVTAARQNLQAPGVSTITADEIKKRPPARDISELIRTMPGVNLTGNSTSGQRGNNRQIDIRGMGPENTLVLIDGKPASSRNSVRQGWRGERDSRGDTAWVPPEMIERIEVLRGPAAARYGNGAAGGVVNIITKKAGDALHGSLNGYFNVPQHKQEGATKRTDFSLSGPLSDSLSFRLFGGYSKTQADAWDINESHKSERVGAYASSLPAGREGVVDKNIDALLHWDFAHLQSLEFEYAYGRQGNLYSGDTQNTNTNALVQSNYGKETNRIYRETFGLTHRGAWDNGVSTNNYVQFERTRNTRLNEGLAGGTEGIFDTKNTGFGTTKLDDFLAHSEVSVPFELGVSQTATLGTEWTQQRMKDGTSTSQTLMGGTIPGMGNGTRSPYASAHIFSLFAEDNIELTDTTMLTPGLRYDLHSESGNNWSPALNLSQELGDYFTLKMGIARSYKAPTLYQTNGNYLLYSKGQGCAGSDVRNGCYLLGNDDLKAETSVNKEIGLEFHNEGWLAGVTYFRNDYHNKIEAGNSRIATSSTGTAVYQWENVPKAVVQGLEGSLNVPVSETVTWSNNATYMIENKNKTTGDYLSVIPKFTVNSTLSWQATQDLSMQSTLTWYGRQKPKKYNYQGKPATGGETREVSPYAVVGASATYDLTKNVSVTAGIDNLFDKRQFRAGNAQNVGDPITGAVNIAGAGAATYNEPGRTYYMSINTHF; encoded by the coding sequence ATGAAAAGCAAGCTATCACGTTATTCTTTAGCCACTCTTATCGGCTTGGGATTGGGCGCGTCCGCGTTCGCCAACGCCGCACAGCAGGCTGATACCACCACCACGGAAGAAAACAGCGGCGCCACGGATAAAAAACCGCGCGGCGAAGACACCATCGTCGTCACCGCCGCCCGGCAGAACCTGCAGGCGCCGGGGGTGTCCACCATCACCGCCGACGAGATCAAGAAACGCCCGCCGGCGCGCGACATCAGCGAACTTATCCGCACCATGCCCGGGGTTAACCTGACCGGCAACTCCACCAGCGGCCAGCGCGGCAACAACCGCCAGATCGATATCCGCGGCATGGGCCCGGAAAACACCCTGGTGCTGATCGACGGCAAACCGGCCTCCAGCCGCAACTCGGTGCGCCAGGGCTGGCGCGGCGAGCGCGACTCGCGCGGTGATACCGCCTGGGTACCGCCGGAAATGATTGAACGCATCGAAGTGCTGCGCGGCCCGGCCGCGGCGCGCTACGGCAACGGCGCGGCGGGCGGCGTGGTCAACATCATCACCAAGAAGGCCGGCGATGCGCTGCACGGCTCGCTGAACGGCTACTTCAACGTGCCGCAGCACAAGCAGGAGGGCGCCACCAAGCGCACCGACTTCAGCCTGTCCGGCCCGCTGAGCGATTCCCTGAGCTTCCGCCTGTTCGGCGGCTACAGCAAAACGCAGGCCGACGCCTGGGACATTAACGAATCACATAAATCCGAACGCGTAGGCGCCTACGCCAGCAGCCTGCCCGCCGGGCGCGAAGGGGTGGTCGATAAAAACATCGACGCCTTGCTGCACTGGGACTTCGCCCATCTGCAGTCATTGGAGTTCGAGTATGCCTATGGCCGTCAGGGCAACCTGTATTCCGGCGATACCCAGAACACCAACACCAATGCCCTGGTGCAGAGCAACTACGGCAAAGAGACCAACCGCATCTACCGTGAAACCTTCGGCCTGACCCATCGCGGTGCCTGGGACAACGGCGTGAGCACCAACAACTACGTGCAGTTCGAGCGCACCCGCAACACCCGTCTGAACGAAGGACTGGCCGGCGGCACCGAAGGCATCTTCGACACCAAAAATACCGGGTTCGGCACCACCAAGCTGGACGACTTCCTGGCGCACAGCGAAGTCAGCGTGCCGTTTGAGCTGGGCGTTTCACAGACCGCCACGCTGGGTACCGAGTGGACCCAACAGCGGATGAAAGACGGTACCTCCACCAGCCAAACGCTGATGGGCGGCACCATTCCCGGCATGGGCAACGGCACGCGCAGCCCTTACGCTTCCGCGCATATCTTCTCGCTGTTCGCCGAAGACAATATCGAGCTGACCGACACCACCATGCTGACGCCGGGCCTGCGCTACGATCTGCATTCAGAATCCGGCAACAACTGGAGCCCGGCGCTGAACCTGTCGCAGGAACTGGGCGACTACTTCACGCTGAAAATGGGCATCGCGCGTTCCTATAAGGCACCGACCCTGTACCAGACCAACGGCAACTACCTACTGTACAGCAAAGGCCAGGGGTGTGCGGGCAGCGATGTCAGAAACGGCTGCTACCTGCTGGGCAACGACGATCTGAAGGCGGAAACCAGCGTCAACAAAGAGATCGGGCTGGAGTTCCATAACGAAGGCTGGCTGGCCGGCGTAACCTACTTCCGCAACGATTACCACAACAAGATTGAAGCGGGTAACTCGCGCATCGCCACCAGCAGCACCGGCACGGCGGTTTATCAGTGGGAGAACGTACCGAAAGCGGTCGTACAAGGGCTGGAAGGCTCGCTGAACGTGCCGGTCAGCGAGACCGTCACCTGGAGCAACAACGCCACCTACATGATCGAGAACAAGAACAAGACCACCGGCGATTACCTGTCGGTGATCCCGAAGTTCACCGTCAACTCGACTCTCAGCTGGCAGGCCACGCAGGATCTGTCGATGCAGTCCACCCTGACCTGGTACGGCCGTCAGAAGCCGAAGAAGTACAACTACCAGGGTAAACCGGCCACCGGCGGCGAAACCCGCGAGGTCAGCCCTTATGCCGTCGTCGGCGCCAGCGCGACCTATGACCTGACCAAAAACGTCAGCGTCACCGCCGGTATCGACAACCTGTTCGATAAACGCCAGTTCCGCGCCGGTAACGCGCAGAACGTGGGCGACCCGATTACCGGCGCGGTCAACATCGCCGGCGCGGGCGCGGCCACCTACAACGAACCGGGCCGTACCTACTACATGAGCATCAACACCCACTTCTGA